A region from the Fusarium graminearum PH-1 chromosome 4, whole genome shotgun sequence genome encodes:
- a CDS encoding phosphomannomutase: protein MSLAPPSYSPLQERPLKDTICLFDVDGTLTPARLDASPEILAVLQRLRSKCAVGFVGGSDFAKQQEQLGKPAGQPVTALFDFCFSENGLTAFKLGEPLDSNTFIKFIGEEQYKELANFVLHYIADLDIPVKRGTFIEFRNGMINISPVGRNASTQERNDFEKYDKDAKVREKFVAVLKERFGHLGLTFSIGGQISFDVFPTGWDKTYCLKHLENEAKKPDGIAYKNIHFFGDKTFEGGNDYEIYTDSRTIGHSVTSPEDTMRILKELFDV from the exons ATGTCTCTCGCTCCTCCATCGtactctcctcttcaggaGCGCCCTCTCAAGGACACCATCTGCCTCTTTGATGTCGACGGCACCCTCACCCCCGCGCGTCTG GATGCTTCCCCCGAGATTCTTGCCGTCCTCCAGAGACTTCGCTCAAAGTGCGCCGTCGGTTTCGTCGGCGGTTCCGACTTCGCCAAGCAACAGGAGCAGCTGGGCAAGCCCGCTGGCCAGCCCGTCACCGCTCTCTTCGACTTTTGCTTCTCCGAGAACGGCCTCACTGCCTTCAAGCTCGGCGAGCCGCTCGACTCAAACACCTTCATCAAGTTCATTGGTGAGGAGCAATACAAGGAGCTCGCCAACTTTGTCCTCCACTACATCGCCGATCTCGACATTCCTGTCAAGCGTGGAACCTTTATCGAGTTCCGCAACGGCATGATCAACATCAGCCCCGTCGGCCGTAACGCCAGCACACAAGAACGAAACGACTTCGAGAAGTACGACAAGGACGCCAAGGTCCGCGAGAAGTTTGTCGCTGTCCTTAAGGAGCGATTCGGTCATCTCGGCCTCAC TTTCTCCATTGGTGGACAAATTTCCTTTGACGTCTTCCCTACTGGCTGGGACAAGACCTACTGCCTCAAGCACCTCGAgaacgaggccaagaagcccgatGGCATTGCCTACAAGAACATTCACTTCTTCGGTGACAAGACTTTTGAGGGCGGCAACGACTACGAGATCTAC